The following coding sequences are from one Streptosporangiales bacterium window:
- a CDS encoding serine hydrolase, translating into MVGPDLTVVLDSLVDESATAAPPGACLAIGRTESTHTYATGYRQVFDDAGPLARPLPMTAGTAHDLGSVTKLVATTAAVLTLVDRGQLDLADQVRRYLGGWPHPDTTVADLLEHRAGLWEWWPTYLTAGDPAAALELVTRLPLRYPPRSGRHYSDLGFMLLAQVVQVVAGQPLEHAAWELVFEPLGLNSLRYAGVPAGTPVAAGAPGDVVERRMIDTGTPYPVGASTATFHRWRSRVRVGEVDDGNAYHAFRGVAGHAGLFGTGADLVAFGRCVLGSLRGDGYWRAPTVHRFLTIGADPGQASGFRRWQVHDGDSDVDAYGHTGFPGIGFAVLPNHGLTVALLTNRLHVTAAPPPAPYEARWLAVLETVARAARSGRLA; encoded by the coding sequence GTGGTGGGACCAGACCTGACCGTTGTGCTGGACTCCCTGGTGGACGAGTCCGCGACGGCGGCGCCACCCGGCGCCTGCCTGGCGATCGGGCGGACCGAGAGTACGCACACGTACGCGACGGGCTACCGCCAGGTCTTCGACGACGCCGGGCCGCTCGCCCGACCGTTGCCGATGACCGCAGGTACCGCGCACGACCTGGGCTCGGTGACCAAGCTCGTCGCCACGACGGCCGCCGTGCTGACCCTGGTGGACCGCGGCCAGCTCGACCTCGCCGACCAGGTGCGGCGCTACCTCGGCGGCTGGCCACACCCCGACACCACCGTCGCGGATCTCCTCGAACACCGGGCCGGGTTGTGGGAGTGGTGGCCGACGTACCTGACCGCCGGCGACCCCGCCGCCGCGCTCGAGCTCGTCACCCGGCTGCCGTTGCGCTACCCACCACGCTCCGGCAGGCACTACTCCGACCTCGGGTTCATGCTGCTTGCCCAGGTCGTGCAGGTGGTCGCCGGGCAGCCGCTCGAGCACGCGGCATGGGAGCTGGTGTTCGAGCCGCTCGGGCTCAACAGCCTGCGGTACGCCGGTGTCCCCGCGGGCACCCCGGTGGCGGCGGGTGCGCCTGGCGACGTCGTCGAGCGGCGCATGATCGACACCGGCACCCCGTACCCCGTCGGCGCCTCGACGGCGACGTTCCACCGCTGGCGGTCCCGGGTGCGTGTCGGTGAGGTCGACGACGGCAACGCCTACCACGCATTCCGTGGTGTCGCCGGCCACGCAGGCCTGTTCGGCACCGGCGCCGACCTGGTGGCGTTCGGCCGCTGCGTCCTCGGCTCGCTGCGCGGCGACGGCTACTGGCGCGCGCCGACCGTACACCGCTTCCTCACCATCGGCGCCGATCCCGGCCAGGCGTCGGGATTCCGCCGCTGGCAGGTGCACGACGGCGACAGCGACGTGGACGCGTACGGGCACACCGGCTTCCCCGGCATCGGCTTCGCGGTACTGCCGAACCACGGGCTCACCGTGGCGCTGCTCACCAACCGGCTGCACGTGACCGCGGCGCCGCCACCGGCGCCGTACGAAGCGCGCTGGCTGGCCGTGCTGGAAACGGTCGCCCGCGCCGCGCGATCTGGCAGGCTGGCGTAA
- a CDS encoding anhydro-N-acetylmuramic acid kinase encodes MRVLGVMSGTSYDAVELAAADFRIEGETVRATPLGTLTVDFPDELRSRLAGVLPPARTTLAEICQLDTELGQLFGAAAERGVDQLTAGNADLVVSHGQTVYHWVEGRQARGTLQLGAPAWIAAATGCAVVSDLRTRDITRGGQGAPLVSLFDELLLLHDGAPRGSLNLGGIANVTVRTNGELLAWDIGPANALIDTTVGRLSGGTESMDLDGARAARGHVHDDLLADLLAEPYYELAPPKSTGKELFHTEYVAEHVARLEQRSGAGVDGDDLVATLTELTATLAGRTCHDHQLAELVIAGGGTHNPTLLARMRAHCAPASLVPVDTYGIPATGKEAYAFALLGFLSVHGIAGTVPSATGAREPSVLGSLTPGNEPLRLPTPATARPTRLVVDGR; translated from the coding sequence ATGCGGGTACTCGGCGTGATGAGCGGCACGTCTTACGACGCCGTCGAGCTCGCGGCCGCCGACTTCCGCATCGAAGGCGAGACGGTCCGTGCCACCCCGCTCGGCACCCTGACCGTCGACTTCCCCGACGAGCTGCGCAGCCGGCTGGCCGGCGTGCTGCCACCCGCCCGCACGACGCTCGCGGAGATCTGCCAGCTCGACACCGAGCTCGGCCAGCTGTTCGGCGCCGCGGCCGAGCGCGGCGTGGACCAGCTGACCGCGGGCAACGCCGACCTGGTCGTCTCGCACGGCCAGACCGTCTACCACTGGGTCGAGGGCCGGCAGGCCCGCGGCACCCTGCAGCTCGGCGCACCGGCGTGGATCGCCGCGGCCACCGGCTGCGCCGTCGTCTCCGACCTGCGTACGCGCGACATCACGCGCGGCGGCCAGGGCGCGCCGCTGGTGTCGCTCTTCGACGAGCTGCTGCTCCTGCACGACGGCGCGCCGCGCGGCTCGTTGAACCTCGGCGGCATCGCGAACGTCACAGTCCGCACGAACGGCGAGCTGCTCGCGTGGGACATCGGACCCGCGAACGCGCTCATCGACACGACGGTCGGGCGGCTGTCTGGAGGGACGGAGTCGATGGACCTCGACGGCGCACGCGCCGCACGTGGTCACGTACACGACGATCTCCTCGCCGACCTGCTCGCCGAGCCGTACTACGAGCTGGCGCCGCCGAAGTCGACCGGCAAGGAGCTGTTCCACACCGAATACGTGGCCGAGCACGTGGCCCGGCTGGAGCAGCGGTCCGGCGCCGGCGTCGACGGCGACGACCTGGTCGCCACCCTCACCGAGCTCACCGCCACCCTCGCCGGCCGCACCTGTCACGACCACCAGCTCGCCGAGCTGGTGATCGCTGGCGGTGGCACGCACAACCCGACGCTGCTGGCCAGGATGCGCGCACACTGTGCGCCGGCGTCCCTGGTCCCCGTCGACACGTACGGCATCCCGGCGACCGGCAAGGAGGCGTACGCGTTCGCGCTGCTCGGCTTCCTCAGCGTGCACGGCATCGCCGGCACCGTACCGTCGGCCACCGGCGCGCGCGAGCCGTCGGTGCTCGGCTCACTCACGCCAGGCAACGAACCGTTGCGGCTGCCCACCCCGGCGACAGCGCGACCCACGCGTCTGGTGGTGGACGGCCGATGA